The following coding sequences are from one Candidatus Eisenbacteria bacterium window:
- a CDS encoding SDR family oxidoreductase: MSQEKVYLVTGGAGFIGSNIAEALVKRGDRVRVFDNFVTGRRENLEAAGRVELIEGDLRDPVAVRRAVAGVDGVFHEAALRSVPRSVDDPTSSNEVNITGTLNLLMACREAKVGRVVYASSSSVYGDDPALPKVETLPTNPISPYAVSKLGAENYCRTFARLYGLETVSLRYFNVFGPRQNPESIYSAVIPRFLEQALKREPLEVHGDGLQSRDFTYIDNVVQGNLRAMQAPAAGVSGEVFNIACNTRHSLIDIADEIGRFLGRTLERKHVAARAGDVKHTLADISKAERLLGYKPTVDFAEGMHRTCTYFVQRFGTGAAA; the protein is encoded by the coding sequence GTGAGCCAGGAAAAGGTATACCTCGTCACCGGCGGCGCGGGCTTCATCGGATCGAACATCGCGGAAGCGCTCGTGAAGCGAGGCGATCGCGTCCGTGTGTTCGACAACTTCGTGACCGGCCGCCGCGAGAACCTCGAGGCCGCGGGTCGCGTCGAGCTGATCGAGGGCGACCTGCGCGACCCGGTCGCGGTCCGGCGCGCCGTCGCAGGCGTCGACGGCGTCTTCCACGAGGCCGCGTTGCGCTCGGTGCCGCGCTCGGTCGACGACCCCACCAGCTCGAACGAGGTCAACATCACCGGCACGCTGAACCTCCTCATGGCGTGTCGCGAGGCGAAGGTTGGGCGCGTCGTGTACGCGTCGTCCTCGTCGGTCTATGGCGACGACCCGGCGCTGCCGAAGGTCGAGACGCTGCCGACCAATCCCATCTCGCCGTACGCCGTCTCGAAGCTCGGGGCCGAGAACTACTGCCGCACCTTCGCGCGGCTGTACGGCCTCGAGACGGTGAGCCTGCGCTACTTCAACGTCTTCGGGCCGCGCCAGAACCCGGAGTCTATCTACTCCGCGGTGATCCCGCGTTTCCTCGAGCAGGCGCTCAAGCGCGAGCCCCTCGAAGTCCACGGCGACGGCCTCCAGTCGCGCGACTTCACGTACATCGACAACGTCGTGCAGGGGAACCTCCGCGCCATGCAGGCGCCCGCCGCGGGCGTCTCGGGCGAGGTGTTCAACATCGCGTGCAACACCCGGCACTCGCTCATCGACATCGCCGACGAGATCGGACGCTTCCTCGGCCGCACCCTCGAGCGCAAGCACGTCGCCGCGCGGGCGGGCGACGTGAAGCACACCCTCGCGGACATCTCCAAGGCGGAGCGCCTGCTCGGCTACAAGCCGACGGTCGACTTCGCGGAGGGGATGCACCGCACCTGCACCTACTTCGTTCAGCGCTTCGGCACCGGAGCGGCCGCCTAG
- a CDS encoding heme-copper oxidase subunit III encodes MSTAVAEHHLVEPAESPLTPESWGKLGMWNFLAADAMSFGGLLAAYGALRYGDPHWPRPSSILGIQLTAAMTFLLVCSSVTMVEALAGFRAGNQAKIRKFLGLTILGGVLFLSCQAYEWTHLIEHGQSIRKDNFGATFFILTGFHGMHVFSGVVYLSVILARALLGKYTDPHNNEIEIAALYWHFVDLIWILVFTFVYLL; translated from the coding sequence GTGAGCACCGCCGTCGCAGAGCACCACCTGGTCGAACCGGCCGAGTCGCCGCTCACCCCGGAGAGCTGGGGCAAGCTCGGCATGTGGAACTTCCTGGCCGCCGACGCGATGAGCTTCGGCGGGCTGCTCGCCGCCTACGGCGCGCTCCGCTACGGCGATCCCCACTGGCCGCGCCCGTCGTCGATCCTCGGCATCCAGCTCACTGCCGCGATGACGTTCCTGCTCGTGTGCAGCAGCGTGACCATGGTCGAGGCGCTCGCCGGCTTCCGCGCCGGCAATCAGGCGAAGATCCGCAAATTCCTCGGCCTCACCATCCTGGGCGGCGTCCTCTTCCTGTCCTGCCAGGCCTACGAGTGGACGCATCTCATCGAGCACGGTCAGTCGATCCGGAAGGACAACTTCGGCGCGACGTTCTTCATCCTGACCGGCTTCCACGGCATGCACGTCTTCTCGGGCGTCGTCTACCTCTCGGTGATCCTCGCCCGCGCGCTCCTGGGGAAGTACACCGACCCGCACAACAACGAGATCGAGATCGCCGCGCTCTACTGGCACTTCGTCGACCTGATCTGGATTCTCGTGTTCACCTTCGTCTATCTGCTCTGA
- a CDS encoding ABC transporter ATP-binding protein: MAGDRPLRDGGGRVGGAAQQAGALTTAAIQVEGLRRSYGEREALAGVSFEVRRGELFALLGPNGGGKSTLFRILATILPPSNGTARVLGHDVRTHPQEVRRHIGVVFQHPSVDGKLTVEENLRHQGHLYGMRGHDLAQRIETLLDRFGLTERRGELVDRLSGGLARRCELAKGLLPRPSVLLLDEPSTGLDPGARRDLLQYLRRLRDEDGMTVVITTHYLEEAERCDRVGVIDRGRLVALDTPTALTAAVGGDVVVVQPTDVDALRDKVRARFGLEGVRVDGTLRLEHAHGHELVRDLVNAFPDDVHSITFGKPTLEDVFVRLTGRRLFADEAEA; this comes from the coding sequence GTGGCTGGGGATCGACCACTTCGTGACGGCGGCGGACGAGTCGGCGGAGCGGCGCAGCAGGCGGGCGCCCTGACGACCGCCGCCATCCAGGTGGAGGGGCTTCGCCGCAGCTACGGCGAGCGAGAGGCCCTCGCCGGCGTCAGCTTCGAGGTGCGGCGCGGCGAGCTGTTCGCGCTCCTGGGGCCGAACGGCGGGGGCAAGAGCACGCTTTTCCGCATCCTCGCCACGATCCTGCCGCCGAGCAACGGCACGGCGCGCGTGCTCGGCCACGACGTCCGTACCCATCCGCAGGAGGTGCGCCGACACATCGGCGTCGTCTTCCAGCACCCGAGCGTCGACGGCAAGCTCACGGTCGAGGAGAACCTCCGCCACCAGGGTCACCTCTACGGCATGCGCGGCCACGACCTCGCACAACGCATCGAAACGCTGCTCGATCGCTTTGGACTGACCGAGCGGCGCGGTGAGCTGGTGGATCGGCTCTCGGGCGGTCTCGCCCGCCGCTGCGAGCTCGCGAAGGGGCTCCTGCCGCGCCCGTCGGTGCTGCTCCTCGACGAGCCCAGCACCGGCCTCGATCCGGGCGCGCGCCGCGACCTGCTGCAGTACCTGCGCCGCCTGCGGGACGAGGACGGCATGACCGTCGTGATCACGACGCACTACCTCGAGGAGGCCGAGCGCTGCGATCGGGTCGGCGTCATCGATCGGGGCCGGCTGGTCGCCCTCGACACGCCGACGGCGCTGACGGCCGCCGTCGGCGGCGACGTCGTCGTCGTGCAGCCGACCGACGTCGACGCGCTCCGCGACAAGGTGCGGGCGCGCTTCGGCCTCGAGGGCGTGCGCGTCGACGGCACGTTGCGCCTGGAGCACGCGCACGGCCACGAGCTGGTACGCGATCTGGTGAACGCCTTTCCGGACGACGTCCACAGCATCACGTTCGGCAAGCCGACGCTCGAGGACGTGTTCGTGCGGCTCACCGGCCGCCGGCTGTTCGCCGACGAGGCGGAGGCGTAG
- a CDS encoding DUF983 domain-containing protein: protein MATRHLPTRVSIPETLRRALLLRCPRCGQGEIFSGWFAMREACPRCELRFEREQGYFVGAIYVNYALTAVLSLGGAILLDVLFGLPVWAQLAVAFSLAVLVPVVFFRYSRSLWLGIDHFVTAADESAERRSRRAP from the coding sequence GTGGCGACGCGTCATCTCCCGACCCGGGTGTCGATCCCGGAGACGCTCCGGCGCGCCCTCCTGCTTCGCTGCCCGCGCTGCGGGCAGGGCGAGATCTTCTCGGGGTGGTTCGCGATGCGCGAGGCGTGCCCGCGCTGCGAGCTGCGCTTCGAGCGCGAGCAGGGCTACTTCGTCGGCGCCATCTACGTGAACTACGCGCTCACGGCGGTCCTGTCCCTCGGCGGGGCCATTCTCCTCGACGTGCTGTTCGGCCTCCCCGTGTGGGCGCAGCTCGCCGTCGCGTTCTCGCTCGCCGTGCTGGTCCCAGTCGTGTTCTTTCGCTATTCCAGGAGCCTGTGGCTGGGGATCGACCACTTCGTGACGGCGGCGGACGAGTCGGCGGAGCGGCGCAGCAGGCGGGCGCCCTGA
- a CDS encoding cytochrome C oxidase subunit IV family protein, giving the protein MAHHDPEALAHEERRYLQIFLILGILTVVEIGVIYMPIPHFLIAMALVIFAATKAALVALYYMHLANERNTLTWIALTPAILCVFLLLMLTPDLGALTRILTHAVVDAPAAAEH; this is encoded by the coding sequence ATGGCACACCACGATCCCGAAGCGCTCGCGCACGAAGAGCGCCGCTACCTGCAGATCTTCCTCATCCTCGGCATCCTCACGGTGGTCGAGATCGGCGTCATCTACATGCCGATCCCGCACTTCCTGATCGCGATGGCGCTCGTGATCTTCGCGGCGACCAAGGCCGCGCTCGTCGCGCTCTACTACATGCACCTCGCGAACGAGCGGAACACGCTCACCTGGATCGCGCTCACGCCCGCCATCCTCTGCGTCTTCCTCCTGCTCATGCTGACGCCCGACCTGGGCGCGCTGACGCGCATCCTGACCCACGCGGTGGTCGACGCGCCGGCGGCGGCGGAGCACTGA
- a CDS encoding glycosyltransferase: MRIAYVIPAYPPLPSQPFVVNEMVEVQDAGHELTIVALYSRPAEAVPHATFARLRPAHVLPPALVDPVSLLLALWVALIHPVRTVRTLGGLHRAAGLNPWAHAKLFAVTPKALSAAWRLSRLGVEHIHAHFANQMADCAAIAGEVAGIPFSFTAHAYDIYSTTSQQRNETLGWKLRHAARAVAVSEYGARLMRAHLPPDAADRVQVAYVGIPMELFRAEPPSPEREPLRLLAVARLCEKKGIDTLLSACALLRDRRVAVELAVFGDGPLRGALVAQAERLGLGAAVRFGGAVPQEEIARQMRACHAFVLPCRRDRHGDMDGIPTVFMEAMATGRPVVSCAVSGIPELVRDGETGLLVPPDDPPALADAIARLASDAALRARLGVAARALVERQHDQHTNARRTVALVAGA, translated from the coding sequence GTGCGCATCGCCTACGTGATCCCCGCGTATCCGCCGCTGCCGTCGCAACCGTTCGTCGTGAACGAGATGGTGGAAGTGCAGGACGCGGGACACGAGCTGACGATCGTGGCGCTCTACAGCCGTCCGGCGGAGGCGGTCCCGCACGCCACGTTCGCCCGGCTGCGTCCCGCGCACGTCCTGCCGCCGGCCCTGGTCGACCCCGTGAGCCTTCTCCTCGCGCTGTGGGTCGCGCTCATCCATCCCGTGCGCACCGTGCGGACGCTGGGCGGCCTGCACCGTGCGGCGGGCCTCAACCCGTGGGCCCACGCGAAGCTCTTCGCCGTGACGCCGAAGGCGCTCTCGGCGGCGTGGCGACTCTCGCGCCTCGGCGTCGAGCACATCCACGCCCACTTCGCGAACCAGATGGCGGACTGCGCGGCGATCGCCGGCGAGGTCGCGGGGATTCCGTTCTCGTTCACGGCCCACGCCTACGACATCTACTCGACGACGTCGCAGCAGCGGAACGAGACGCTCGGCTGGAAGCTCCGGCACGCCGCGCGCGCCGTCGCGGTCAGCGAGTACGGAGCGCGCCTCATGCGCGCGCATCTGCCGCCCGATGCCGCCGACCGGGTGCAGGTGGCGTACGTGGGGATCCCGATGGAGCTCTTCCGTGCCGAGCCGCCGTCGCCCGAACGTGAGCCGTTGCGCCTGCTGGCGGTCGCGCGCCTGTGCGAGAAGAAGGGCATCGACACGCTCCTGTCGGCCTGTGCGCTGCTGCGCGATCGGCGGGTCGCCGTCGAGCTGGCCGTCTTCGGCGACGGCCCGCTGCGAGGAGCGCTCGTCGCGCAGGCCGAGCGCCTCGGGCTCGGCGCCGCGGTGCGCTTCGGCGGGGCGGTGCCGCAGGAGGAGATCGCGCGCCAGATGCGCGCCTGCCACGCCTTCGTGCTGCCGTGCCGCCGCGATCGGCACGGCGACATGGACGGGATCCCCACCGTCTTCATGGAGGCGATGGCCACGGGCCGCCCGGTCGTCAGCTGCGCCGTCTCCGGAATCCCGGAGCTCGTGCGGGACGGCGAGACCGGACTCCTCGTTCCTCCCGACGATCCACCGGCGCTGGCCGACGCGATCGCGCGGCTGGCGAGCGATGCCGCGCTGCGCGCCCGTCTCGGGGTGGCGGCGCGCGCGCTGGTCGAGCGCCAGCACGATCAGCACACGAACGCGCGCCGGACCGTCGCGCTCGTCGCCGGCGCCTGA
- a CDS encoding COX15/CtaA family protein — translation MAEASSIGRHRFAVATAAATYVLLFIGGLVTSTGSGLAVPDWPLSFGQVFPAMVGGVLFEHGHRLAASTVGLLTVILTVWTVMRETRPGVRLLAMLMMLAVILQGVLGGVTVLYKLPLAVSVTHACLAQIFFCLSVTMAVVTAPAWGAPRRRPLELGAPLPALAACTTAAIFVQLVLGALVRHSGAGLAIPDFPLAFGRLVPPFDTSLIAIHFAHRVGAAVVSALVITLAIAAVRHRPADDRLVRLAVLSLGLLAAQVTLGALIVWTRRAVVPTTTHLVIGAGLLATCLVVTLRAGRSAVATSMAPGLRHAVPA, via the coding sequence ATGGCGGAGGCCTCGAGCATCGGGCGGCATCGTTTCGCGGTCGCGACCGCGGCGGCGACGTACGTCCTCTTGTTCATCGGCGGCCTCGTCACGAGCACCGGCTCCGGCCTCGCGGTGCCCGACTGGCCGCTGTCGTTCGGCCAGGTGTTCCCGGCCATGGTGGGCGGCGTCCTCTTCGAGCACGGACATCGTCTGGCGGCGTCGACGGTCGGCCTCCTCACCGTGATCCTCACCGTCTGGACGGTGATGCGCGAGACGCGCCCGGGCGTGCGCCTGCTGGCGATGCTGATGATGCTCGCCGTCATCCTCCAGGGCGTGCTCGGTGGCGTCACCGTCCTCTACAAGCTGCCGCTAGCCGTCTCGGTCACGCACGCGTGCCTGGCGCAGATCTTCTTCTGCCTCTCGGTGACGATGGCCGTGGTGACGGCCCCGGCGTGGGGTGCGCCCCGCCGTCGCCCGCTCGAGCTCGGCGCGCCGCTGCCCGCGCTCGCGGCGTGCACGACGGCCGCCATCTTCGTGCAGCTGGTCCTGGGCGCGCTCGTCCGCCACTCCGGCGCCGGGCTCGCGATTCCGGACTTCCCGCTCGCGTTCGGGCGACTCGTGCCGCCCTTCGACACCTCGCTCATCGCGATCCACTTCGCGCATCGGGTGGGCGCCGCGGTGGTGTCCGCGCTCGTGATCACCCTGGCGATCGCGGCCGTTCGGCATCGTCCCGCGGACGACCGCCTCGTTCGCCTCGCCGTGCTCTCGCTCGGGCTGCTCGCCGCGCAGGTGACGCTCGGCGCGCTCATCGTCTGGACGCGTCGCGCGGTCGTGCCGACCACCACCCATCTCGTGATCGGTGCCGGCCTCCTCGCGACGTGCCTCGTCGTGACGCTGCGGGCAGGCCGCTCGGCGGTCGCGACATCCATGGCGCCGGGTCTCCGGCACGCGGTGCCCGCATGA
- a CDS encoding cytochrome c oxidase subunit 3 has product MNTGSLTMPQRQPVERVPPVASTRIAMIALVTSELMLFAGLVGMYVVVRLSHAVWPPADQPRLPLLVTTINSLVLFASVVPMTAALRAIRRDDRPRAAAALGVTTLLGIVFLAVQGGEWTRLVHHGLTLGSSIYGAAFYVLIGCHAVHVLGAVVWLVVVTLLARRGRFRAEAYAGLEMCAIYWFFVAGLWAFLFPLVYLY; this is encoded by the coding sequence ATGAACACTGGAAGCCTCACGATGCCGCAGCGCCAGCCGGTCGAACGCGTGCCGCCCGTCGCGAGCACGCGGATCGCGATGATCGCCCTCGTCACGTCCGAGCTGATGCTGTTCGCGGGCCTCGTCGGCATGTACGTCGTCGTGCGGCTCTCGCACGCGGTCTGGCCGCCGGCCGATCAGCCGCGGCTTCCCCTGCTGGTGACGACCATCAATTCGCTCGTCCTGTTCGCGAGTGTCGTTCCGATGACCGCCGCGCTGCGTGCGATCCGACGCGACGACCGCCCGCGCGCGGCCGCCGCGCTCGGGGTCACCACGCTCCTCGGCATCGTCTTCCTCGCCGTCCAGGGTGGAGAGTGGACCCGCCTCGTTCACCACGGCCTCACGCTCGGCAGCTCCATCTACGGCGCCGCCTTCTACGTCCTCATCGGCTGCCACGCCGTGCACGTGCTCGGGGCCGTCGTGTGGCTCGTGGTCGTGACCCTGCTCGCGCGCCGCGGGCGCTTCCGTGCGGAGGCCTACGCCGGGCTCGAGATGTGCGCCATCTACTGGTTCTTCGTCGCGGGGCTGTGGGCGTTCCTGTTCCCGCTGGTGTATCTATACTGA
- a CDS encoding glycosyltransferase: protein MAGDPVRIAYVIGELGTGGAEYQLYELVRGLDRRRYLPRVFALATGGYWAARLRELGVDVRELRHVRSADLSRLLTLRRGLAEFAPQILHTVLWSGNAYGRLASVGLRIPVVITAERNVVRRPAWQIVFERALDVVTDRYLVNSQAIVGELVDHGRLPRRKMQVIHNGIDLGRLPAFDPDRRVARAALGFDPVRRLVVQVGRLEAQKDYPTFLAAAARVAARFPDVDFLVVGEGGLRADLEGVARGLGIAERVRFTGVRHDVPALLAGCDVCTLTSLYEGLPNVVIEAMATGAVAVATDVGGARELVASGETGYVVPARDVEAVASATTAVLADPERARAMAVAARRRIEAGFTVEAMVRDTSAAYDELLRAAGAGAPVRRAA from the coding sequence GTGGCGGGCGACCCGGTCCGCATCGCGTACGTCATCGGCGAGCTCGGCACGGGCGGCGCCGAGTACCAGCTCTACGAGCTCGTGCGCGGCCTCGATCGCCGCCGCTATCTGCCGCGCGTGTTCGCGCTCGCGACCGGCGGATACTGGGCGGCCCGGCTGCGCGAGCTCGGCGTCGACGTGCGGGAGCTTCGCCACGTGCGCTCGGCGGATCTCTCGCGCCTCCTGACGCTGCGACGCGGTCTCGCGGAGTTCGCCCCGCAGATCCTGCATACCGTGCTCTGGTCCGGCAACGCATACGGACGCCTGGCATCGGTCGGGCTCCGGATTCCGGTCGTCATCACCGCCGAGCGAAACGTCGTACGGCGCCCGGCCTGGCAGATCGTCTTCGAGCGTGCGCTCGATGTCGTCACCGATCGCTACCTCGTGAACTCGCAGGCGATCGTCGGCGAGCTGGTGGACCACGGCCGGCTCCCGCGCCGCAAGATGCAGGTGATCCACAACGGCATCGATCTCGGCCGGCTGCCCGCGTTCGATCCCGACCGGCGCGTTGCCCGCGCGGCGCTCGGCTTCGACCCGGTGCGCCGGCTGGTGGTGCAGGTGGGCCGGCTGGAGGCGCAGAAGGACTATCCGACGTTCCTCGCCGCCGCCGCCCGCGTCGCGGCGCGCTTCCCGGACGTCGACTTCCTGGTCGTCGGCGAGGGGGGGCTGCGCGCCGACCTCGAGGGCGTGGCGCGCGGGCTCGGGATCGCCGAGCGCGTGCGCTTCACCGGCGTCCGGCACGACGTCCCGGCGCTGCTCGCGGGCTGCGACGTGTGCACGCTGACCTCGCTCTACGAGGGCCTCCCGAACGTCGTGATCGAGGCGATGGCGACGGGAGCCGTGGCGGTCGCGACCGACGTGGGCGGCGCGCGCGAGCTGGTCGCGTCGGGCGAGACCGGCTACGTCGTGCCGGCGCGCGACGTCGAAGCCGTGGCCTCCGCCACGACGGCCGTGCTCGCGGATCCGGAGCGGGCGCGCGCGATGGCGGTCGCCGCCCGGCGGCGGATCGAGGCCGGATTCACGGTCGAGGCCATGGTGCGCGACACGAGCGCGGCCTACGACGAGCTGCTGCGGGCGGCCGGCGCGGGCGCGCCGGTCCGGCGCGCGGCGTGA
- a CDS encoding SCO family protein encodes MLGTVPAFHMTERAGTPLTQDDLRGKVWIADFIFTRCPDVCPLLTSRMRDLQQTLAASAAPVTLVSFSVDPGYDTPEVLRGYATAHHAGPGWQFATGPRDDVSTLLKDGFHVAFADDGPPSGPITHSDRFVLVDADLRIRGYYHGSDPDDLRRLADDATRLATGPGR; translated from the coding sequence GTGCTCGGCACCGTCCCCGCGTTCCACATGACCGAGCGCGCGGGGACCCCGCTCACGCAGGACGATCTCCGCGGCAAGGTCTGGATCGCCGACTTCATCTTCACCCGCTGTCCGGACGTGTGTCCGCTGCTGACGTCGCGGATGCGCGATCTCCAGCAGACCCTCGCTGCGTCCGCCGCACCCGTGACGCTGGTCTCGTTCAGCGTCGATCCGGGGTACGACACACCGGAGGTCCTGCGCGGCTACGCCACGGCCCACCACGCGGGCCCCGGCTGGCAGTTCGCGACCGGGCCGCGCGACGACGTCTCGACGCTCCTGAAGGACGGCTTCCACGTCGCGTTCGCGGACGACGGGCCGCCGTCGGGGCCGATCACCCACAGCGATCGCTTCGTCCTGGTCGACGCCGACCTGCGAATCCGCGGCTACTACCACGGCTCCGATCCCGACGATCTGCGGCGTCTCGCCGACGACGCCACACGACTCGCCACCGGCCCCGGCCGCTGA
- the cyoE gene encoding heme o synthase — protein MTPSAPITAQGMVVRQRLSDYLALTKPRVVLMVLITTLVGYYLGSTSTFDTAQLLHTLVGTALAAGGTMTLNQFMERRRDARMLRTRHRPLPDGRLAPVEALVFGLALASTGLAYLFAFVGPLAGALTATIAVTYLLVYTPLKPVTSLCSLVGAIPGALPPVVGWAAARGEVGFEAWLLFTIMFLWQVPHTLAIGTLYRDDYARAGIRVLPVVDWSGASTGTHSVVNCLALLPVALMPTLVGMAGAVYFVAALVLSLAFLWAAFALKRSGAPADARRLMLTSLVYLPVLLAVMAFDKLPTLP, from the coding sequence ATGACGCCGTCCGCGCCGATCACCGCGCAGGGCATGGTCGTCCGGCAACGTCTGTCGGACTACCTCGCGCTCACCAAGCCGCGCGTCGTGCTGATGGTCCTCATCACGACCCTGGTCGGCTACTACCTCGGCTCGACGAGCACGTTCGACACCGCACAGCTCCTGCACACGCTCGTCGGCACGGCACTCGCCGCCGGCGGTACCATGACGCTCAACCAGTTCATGGAGCGCCGTCGCGACGCCCGGATGCTGCGCACGCGCCACCGTCCGCTTCCCGACGGCCGCCTCGCGCCGGTGGAAGCCCTCGTCTTCGGCCTCGCCCTCGCGAGCACCGGCCTCGCCTACCTGTTCGCGTTCGTGGGCCCGCTCGCGGGCGCGCTCACGGCGACGATCGCCGTCACCTACCTGCTCGTCTACACGCCGCTGAAGCCGGTGACGTCGCTCTGCTCCCTGGTCGGCGCCATTCCGGGCGCGCTGCCGCCCGTCGTCGGCTGGGCTGCCGCCCGTGGCGAGGTCGGCTTCGAGGCCTGGCTGCTCTTCACCATCATGTTCCTGTGGCAGGTGCCGCACACGCTGGCGATCGGGACGCTGTATCGCGACGACTATGCGCGCGCCGGCATCCGGGTGCTGCCGGTCGTCGACTGGAGTGGCGCCAGCACCGGTACGCACTCGGTCGTCAACTGTCTCGCCCTGCTGCCCGTGGCGCTCATGCCGACGCTCGTGGGCATGGCGGGCGCGGTCTACTTCGTCGCGGCGCTCGTCCTCTCCCTCGCCTTCCTGTGGGCGGCGTTCGCGCTCAAGCGCTCCGGTGCGCCCGCCGATGCGCGGCGACTGATGCTGACCTCGCTCGTCTACCTGCCGGTTCTCCTCGCCGTCATGGCGTTCGACAAGCTGCCGACGCTCCCATGA
- a CDS encoding ABC transporter permease, whose product MLAVMTLWQREIVRFVRQRSRVVGALVQPIVFWILLGGGLSASFRPPGTPAGTGYLEYFFPGTIALVLLFTAIFATIAVVEDRRSGFLQGVLVAPVPRRSIVLGQTLGGTTLAVVQGLLFLAIAPLAGMPLTALRVLATTGTMALVAFGLTNLGLLIAWRMESTQGFHAIMNLILLPIWFLSGAFFPATNAPTILRWLMQLDPLTYGVAAVRSCMYLGGDAGFGELPGLGVSLAITAAFGLVTFVAATAVAERSATL is encoded by the coding sequence ATGCTCGCGGTGATGACGCTCTGGCAGCGGGAGATCGTGCGCTTCGTGCGGCAGCGCAGCCGCGTCGTCGGGGCGCTCGTGCAGCCGATCGTGTTCTGGATCCTCCTCGGCGGCGGGCTCTCGGCGTCGTTCCGCCCGCCCGGGACACCCGCGGGGACGGGCTACCTCGAGTACTTCTTTCCGGGGACGATCGCGCTGGTGCTCCTCTTCACGGCCATCTTCGCGACCATCGCCGTCGTCGAGGACCGGCGATCGGGGTTCCTGCAGGGCGTACTCGTCGCGCCGGTCCCCCGGCGCAGCATCGTCCTCGGCCAGACGCTGGGCGGTACGACGCTGGCGGTGGTGCAGGGGCTCCTCTTCCTCGCGATCGCGCCGCTGGCCGGCATGCCGCTCACGGCGCTCCGCGTGCTCGCGACGACCGGCACGATGGCCCTCGTCGCCTTCGGGCTCACGAACCTCGGCCTCCTGATCGCGTGGCGCATGGAATCGACGCAGGGATTCCACGCCATCATGAACCTCATCCTGCTTCCGATCTGGTTCCTCTCCGGCGCGTTCTTCCCGGCCACCAACGCACCGACGATCCTGCGCTGGCTGATGCAGCTCGACCCGCTGACGTACGGCGTCGCGGCGGTGCGCTCGTGCATGTACCTCGGCGGCGACGCCGGCTTCGGGGAGCTGCCGGGGCTCGGCGTCTCGCTCGCGATCACCGCGGCGTTCGGGCTCGTCACCTTCGTGGCGGCGACGGCGGTGGCCGAGCGCAGCGCCACGCTCTGA